CTGAAGAAGAGTACGAGTGGTGCCTGGAGCAAACCATCCTCAAAGATGGCCAGCCATGGGACACCAACATGATCCTCGACGACGGCGGCGACCTGACCGAGCTGCTGCACAAGAAATACCCACAGGTGCTGGATCGCGTTCACGGCGTGACCGAAGAAACCACCACCGGCGTACACCGTCTGCTGGACATGCTGGCCAAGGGCGAGCTGAAAATCCCGGCCATCAACGTCAACGATTCGGTGACCAAGTCCAAGAACGACAACAAGTACGGCTGCCGTCACAGCCTGAACGATGCGATCAAGCGCGGTACCGACCACCTGCTGTCCGGCAAGCAAGCGCTGGTCATCGGTTACGGCGACGTGGGCAAGGGTTCGGCTCAGTCCCTGCGTCAGGAAGGCATGATCGTCAAGGTTTCCGAAGTTGACCCGATCTGCGCCATGCAAGCGTGCATGGACGGTTTCGAACTGGTTTCGCCGTTCATCGACGGTATCAACGACGGTTCCGAAGCAAGCATCGACAAAGCGCTGCTGGGCAAGATCGACCTGATCGTGACCACCACCGGTAACGTCAACGTTTGCGACTCCAACATGCTCAAAGCCCTGAAGAAGCGCGCTGTTGTCTGCAACATCGGCCACTTCGACAACGAAATCGACACCGCTTTCATGCGCAAGAACTGGGCATGGGAAGAAGTGAAGCCACAGGTACACAAGATCCACCGTACCGGCCCGGGCGCTTTCGACGCGCAAAACGACGACTACCTGATCCTGCTGGCCGAAGGCCGTCTGGTGAACCTGGGCAACGCCACGGGTCACCCGAGCCGCATCATGGACGGTTCGTTCGCCAACCAGGTGCTGGCGCAGATCTTCCTGTTCGGCCAGAAGTACGCCGACCTGTCGCCAGCCCAGAAAGCCGAGCGTCTGACCGTTGAAGTACTGCCGAAGAAACTCGACGAAGAAGTGGCCCTGGAAATGGTTCGCGGCTTCGGCGGCGTGGTCACTCAACTGACCAAGCAACAGGCTGACTACATCGGTGTGACCGTCGAAGGCCCGTTCAAGCCGCACGCTTACCGCTACTGATTGGCTGAGCGTCAACGCGGTGCGCCTGGCGTACCGCGTTGCCTGACTGGCGCTGCTGACCGCTCTGTGCAGGAGCTGCCGCAGGCTGCGATCTTTTGATCTTCAAAGATCGCAGCCTGCGGCAGCTCCTACAAGGGCGCAGCGTCCGGCTTACGTGTTTCCAAGGGTATGACCATGTCCCAAGACCGTCGCTACAGCTTCGAGTTCTTCCCGACCAAGACCGATGCTGGGCATGAAAAGCTGCTCAACGTTGCCCGTCAGTTGGCAACGTACAATCCCGATTTCTTCTCCTGCACCTATGGCGCTGGTGGTTCGACCCGTGATCGCACCCTCAACACCGTTTTGCAACTGGAAAGCGAAGTCAAAGTCCCGGCCGCACCGCACCTGTCGTGCGTCGGCGACAGCAAGGACGACCTGCGCGGCCTGCTGAACGAGTACAAGGCTGCCGGCATCAAGCGCATCGTCGCGCTGCGTGGCGACCTGCCTTCCGGCATGGGCATGACCAGCGGTGAGCTGCGTCACGCCAATGAACTGGTTGAATTCATTCGTGAAGAAACCGGCGATCATTTCCACATCGAAGTTGCCGCTTACCCGGAGATGCATCCGCAGGCGCGCAACTACGAGGACGATCTCGCCAACTTCGTGCGCAAGGCCCGTGCCGGCGCCGACAGCGCGATCACCCAGTACTTCTTCAACGCCGACAGCTACTTCTACTTCGTCGACCGTTTGCAGGCGCTGGGCGTGGATATTCCGGTGGTGCCGGGGATCATGCCGATCACCAACTACAGCAAACTCGCGCGCTTCTCCGATGCCTGCGGTGCGGAAATTCCGCGCTGGATCCGCAAGCAACTCGAAGCCTACGGCGATGACACGCAAAGCATTCAGCGCTTTGGCGAGCAAGTCGTCAGCGAAATGTGCGAACGCCTGCTGCAGGGCGGCGCACCAGGGCTGCACTTCTATTCCATGAACCAGGCCGAACCTAGCCTGGCGATCTGGAATAACCTGAAGTTGCCGCGCTAAACGCTACAAGCAAGATCAAAAGATCGCAGCCTTCGACAACTCCTACAGGGGTTGTTGTTGCTGCGATTTTTTGCGTTTGAATCCCCGAATTAGAGCTTGTGCAGGCACTTTCTGGCTCTTTGCGGTTTCTCGTCGTAATCTCAAGCCATGCCTTTGATCACGCAGTTATTCGCCGTGCTTGTTTTTGCTTGCCTGAGCTTTGCCGCTCGGGGCGAGAAGTTGCGTATTGTCACCGAGCCGTGGGCGCCTTATGTCTATGAAGAGAACGGCAAGAACCTCGGGCTGGACTACGAAACCACGGCCATCGTGTTCAAGCGCCTGGGCATTGAGGTCGAATGGCAATTCCTGCCGTGGAAGCGTTGTCTGTCGATGCTTGAAACCGGTCAGGCGGATGGCGCACTGGACATTTTCCACAGCGACGAGCGCGACGCCACCCTGCTCTATCCCAGCGAACCGCTGTCGGACGTCGAGTTCGTGATGTTCTACGCCAACGACCGGCCGCACCCGTTCAGCACACTTGAAGAGCTCAAAGGCCTGACCATCGGCACCTCGCCCGGTTATCTGTACAGCCCCGACTTCAGCGAATCGACGCTGTTCACCCGCGAACCGGCGCCGACCCACGAAGCCAATTTCGGAAAACTGCTGCGCGGGCGCATCGATTTGCTGATTACTGATCGCCGCGTCGGCCAGCATTTGCTCGATCAGTTGAATATCCGCGATCAGATCAGCGAAAACTCCACTGTCATTAGCCGTCAGAGCCAATTTCTAGCGGTTCGGCGCAATGCTGGTATGGATTTACTGGTGCAGCGTTTTGGCGCCGAGCTCAAGCGATTCAAGCGTGAACCGGCCTATGCCGAACTGAGCGCGCGTTATGGCGCAGCGCCAACCGGAGCCATGCCACTGGGGAATATCTCGGCGAGCAGCAAAACCGTTGAGCAGCAGGAAAGCAGCGCGCAGTGATTGCTCTGTTATACTCCGGCGTTCCCGCCAGGCTCACGCCCGGACGCCCGGAACCGTAACAGGCCTCTCGACCCGCTACAGCGCAGCTTTCAGCCCGCGCGAGCACTCCAGACGTGCCTTCGGAACCGCAGCAGGACCGGACGGGATTGCGTCCTCTTAAACGCTATTCGCGCCAGGCAAGACTCCCATTGGGCCAAGCCCTAACTAAAACAGGATTACTCATGTCCTTTGCTTCCCTCGGTCTCTCCGAGGCTTTAGTCCGCGCCATCGAAGATGCGGGCTATACCGAGCCTACTCCGGTGCAACAGCGGGCCATTCCCGCCGTGTTGCAAGGTCGCGACCTGATGGTCGCGGCTCAGACAGGTACTGGTAAAACCGGCGGCTTCGCCCTTCCGATTCTGGAGCGGTTGTTCCCCAATGGTCACCCGGACAAATCCCAGCGTCACGGCCCGCGCCAACCACGCGTACTGGTCCTGACCCCGACCCGCGAACTCGCGGCCCAGGTTCACGAGAGCTTCAAGATCTACGCCCGTGACCTGAAATTCGTAAGTGCCTGCATCTTCGGTGGCGTCGGCATGAACCCGCAGGTTCAGGCCATGTCCCGTGGCGTCGACGTTCTCGTCGCCTGCCCGGGTCGCTTGCTCGACCTCTGCGGCCAGGGCAGCGTCGATCTGTCCCACGTCGAAATTCTTGTGCTCGACGAAGCCGACCGCATGCTCGACATGGGCTTCGTCCACGACGTGAAGAAAGTCCTCGCACGTCTGCCCGCCAAGCGTCAGAACCTGCTGTTCTCGGCAACGTTCTCCAAAGACATCACCGACCTCGCCGGCAAACTGCTGCACAACCCGGAACGCATCGAAGTGACGCCGCCGAACACCACGGTCGAGCGCATCGAGCAACGCGTATTCCGTCTGCCGGCCAGCCACAAGCGTGCATTGCTGGCGCACCTGATCACCGCGGGCGCCTGGGAACAGGTGCTGGTGTTCACCCGCACCAAGCACGGCGCCAACCGTCTGGCCGAGTACCTGGACAAACATGGCCTGCCGGCTGTGGCGATCCACGGCAACAAAAGCCAGAACGCCCGCACCAAAGCCCTGGCCGACTTCAAGGCTGGCGAAGTGCGCATTCTGGTCGCGACAGACATCGCCGCTCGCGGCCTGGACATCGACCAGTTGCCACACGTGGTCAACTTCGAGCTGCCGAACGTCGATGAAGATTACGTACACCGTATCGGCCGTACCGGCCGCGCCGGTCGTTCGGGCGAGGCGATCTCGCTGGTTGCCCCGGACGAAGAAAAACTGCTGAAAAGCATCGAGCGCATGACCAAGCAGAAGATCGCCGACGGCGACCTGATGGGCTTCGACTCCAGCACCATTGAAGCCGAGAAGCCGGAAGCCCGTGAGCGTCCGGACATGCGCAACCCGCGCAATCCTCGCGGCCCACGCGGCGACGGCCCGAATGGCGGCGGCGGTGGCGGCGGTCGTAAAGACAAAGGCAAGGACAAGGGCAAGGAAAAACCGGCCGGCGAACGCGGCGAGCGTCCTGCCCGTCAGCAGAAGCCGCGCGAAGGCACCCCGGCCCGTGAACAGCGTCAGCCATCGCAGCCGCCACGTGCTGCGGCTGATCGCGCTCCGGACGAGTTCCTCGACGACGATATCGATAACTTCGGTAACCGCGTTGATTACGTTCCTCAAGCCAAACCGGCTCATGGCCGTGGTCGCCGTCCGGGTGCTCCGGCACAAGGCACGACAGCGGGTGCAGGTGCTCCGCGCAGCGGCAGCGGTAAGCCTCAGGGTCGTCAAAGCGGCCCACGCAGCAGCGATGGCGCCACCACTGGCACTCCGCCGGCCAAGCGCAACGGCCCACGCAGCGGTGCTCCACGTGACGGCCAGGCCCGTCGCGAGGAGTCCCGCAACCGTCGCCCGGCTCGCACCGACGACCAGCCGCGTTCGGAACCCGCCGTGCAAAATCCGCGCGGCCCGGCACCGAAGATCATTCACAAGGAGTCAAAAACCGATCGTTTCCCGACTCCTGAGCAACTCGATCAACTGCCAGGCCGTCCGCGCGGTGAGAAACCCGCGTTGCTGACCCGCAATCGCTGAGTTATCGCTGCAATAAAAATGCCCCGGTTCGTAAGAACCGGGGCATTTTTTATGGAAACACCCTGCAGGAGCTGCCGCAGGGATGTACGTATTGGCAGGCAATAAAAAACGCCCCCGGCCTTTCGACCGGGGGCGTTTTTGTGTGGCGGGGGAAAGTTATTTAACTTTCACACCTTCCAGCGAGATGTCCAGATCCGCGGTTTGCGAGGAAGGACCTGGGCCCTTGATCCCGAAATCGTTCAGGTTGAGGGTGGTCTTGGCGTTGAAGCCAGCACGCTCGCCGCCCCATGGATCCTTGCCTTCGCCGTTGAACGTGGCCTTGAAGGTCACAGGCTTGGTCACGCCGTGCAGGGTCAGGTCACCGGTCACGTCAGCGGTCTTGTCACCGGTCGATTTGACGGCGGTGGAGACGAACTTGGCGTCAGCGAATTTGCCCACGTCCAGGAAGTCTTTGCTGGCGATGTGCTTGTCACGCTCAGCGTGGTTCGACCACAGGCTGGCGGTTTTCACGTCAACGGAAATCTTGCTGGCTTCAGGCTTGGCCGAATCCCACGAGAAAGTACCGTCGAAGTCTTTGAACGTACCGTGGATGAAGCTGTAACCCAGGTGGCTGATTTTCCAGTCAACGAAGGCGTGTTGGCCTTCCTTGTCGATTTTGTAGTCCGCAGCCATGGCCTGACCAGCCGAGAGCAGTGCAGAACCGATTGCCAGAGCGGCCAGAGTCTTTTTCAACATGCTTTCTTTTCCTTTGAGTCGAGGTTGAACTTCAGGCTTT
The sequence above is drawn from the Pseudomonas sp. FP2196 genome and encodes:
- a CDS encoding YceI family protein, encoding MLKKTLAALAIGSALLSAGQAMAADYKIDKEGQHAFVDWKISHLGYSFIHGTFKDFDGTFSWDSAKPEASKISVDVKTASLWSNHAERDKHIASKDFLDVGKFADAKFVSTAVKSTGDKTADVTGDLTLHGVTKPVTFKATFNGEGKDPWGGERAGFNAKTTLNLNDFGIKGPGPSSQTADLDISLEGVKVK
- the ahcY gene encoding adenosylhomocysteinase, yielding MSAVTTPADFTDYKVADMSLAAWGRRETIIAESEMPALMGLRRKYAGEQPLKGAKILGCIHMTIQTAVLIETLVALGAEVRWSSCNIFSTQDQAAAAIAAAGIPVFAWKGETEEEYEWCLEQTILKDGQPWDTNMILDDGGDLTELLHKKYPQVLDRVHGVTEETTTGVHRLLDMLAKGELKIPAINVNDSVTKSKNDNKYGCRHSLNDAIKRGTDHLLSGKQALVIGYGDVGKGSAQSLRQEGMIVKVSEVDPICAMQACMDGFELVSPFIDGINDGSEASIDKALLGKIDLIVTTTGNVNVCDSNMLKALKKRAVVCNIGHFDNEIDTAFMRKNWAWEEVKPQVHKIHRTGPGAFDAQNDDYLILLAEGRLVNLGNATGHPSRIMDGSFANQVLAQIFLFGQKYADLSPAQKAERLTVEVLPKKLDEEVALEMVRGFGGVVTQLTKQQADYIGVTVEGPFKPHAYRY
- a CDS encoding ABC transporter substrate-binding protein; amino-acid sequence: MPLITQLFAVLVFACLSFAARGEKLRIVTEPWAPYVYEENGKNLGLDYETTAIVFKRLGIEVEWQFLPWKRCLSMLETGQADGALDIFHSDERDATLLYPSEPLSDVEFVMFYANDRPHPFSTLEELKGLTIGTSPGYLYSPDFSESTLFTREPAPTHEANFGKLLRGRIDLLITDRRVGQHLLDQLNIRDQISENSTVISRQSQFLAVRRNAGMDLLVQRFGAELKRFKREPAYAELSARYGAAPTGAMPLGNISASSKTVEQQESSAQ
- a CDS encoding DEAD/DEAH box helicase: MSFASLGLSEALVRAIEDAGYTEPTPVQQRAIPAVLQGRDLMVAAQTGTGKTGGFALPILERLFPNGHPDKSQRHGPRQPRVLVLTPTRELAAQVHESFKIYARDLKFVSACIFGGVGMNPQVQAMSRGVDVLVACPGRLLDLCGQGSVDLSHVEILVLDEADRMLDMGFVHDVKKVLARLPAKRQNLLFSATFSKDITDLAGKLLHNPERIEVTPPNTTVERIEQRVFRLPASHKRALLAHLITAGAWEQVLVFTRTKHGANRLAEYLDKHGLPAVAIHGNKSQNARTKALADFKAGEVRILVATDIAARGLDIDQLPHVVNFELPNVDEDYVHRIGRTGRAGRSGEAISLVAPDEEKLLKSIERMTKQKIADGDLMGFDSSTIEAEKPEARERPDMRNPRNPRGPRGDGPNGGGGGGGRKDKGKDKGKEKPAGERGERPARQQKPREGTPAREQRQPSQPPRAAADRAPDEFLDDDIDNFGNRVDYVPQAKPAHGRGRRPGAPAQGTTAGAGAPRSGSGKPQGRQSGPRSSDGATTGTPPAKRNGPRSGAPRDGQARREESRNRRPARTDDQPRSEPAVQNPRGPAPKIIHKESKTDRFPTPEQLDQLPGRPRGEKPALLTRNR
- the metF gene encoding methylenetetrahydrofolate reductase [NAD(P)H], which encodes MSQDRRYSFEFFPTKTDAGHEKLLNVARQLATYNPDFFSCTYGAGGSTRDRTLNTVLQLESEVKVPAAPHLSCVGDSKDDLRGLLNEYKAAGIKRIVALRGDLPSGMGMTSGELRHANELVEFIREETGDHFHIEVAAYPEMHPQARNYEDDLANFVRKARAGADSAITQYFFNADSYFYFVDRLQALGVDIPVVPGIMPITNYSKLARFSDACGAEIPRWIRKQLEAYGDDTQSIQRFGEQVVSEMCERLLQGGAPGLHFYSMNQAEPSLAIWNNLKLPR